The Metabacillus litoralis genome contains a region encoding:
- the fumC gene encoding class II fumarate hydratase, with translation MDYRVEKDTMGEIQVPAEKYWGAQTQRSKQNFKIGGEKMPNEVITGFAILKRSAAIVNDSLGKLHKEKAEAIIKACDEIIEGKLNDHFPLVVWQTGSGTQSNMNVNEVVARRGNELLKEKGIEEAIHPNDDVNMSQSSNDTFPTAMHIAGVLAVESKLIPAIDKLHATLIEKEKRFVDIVKIGRTHLQDATPLTLGQEISGWTHMLSQTKEMIQQATSYMKNLAIGGTAVGTGINAHPEFGDRVAKEISDFTNERFQSSINKFHALTSHDETVYAHGALKALAANLMKIANDVRWLASGPRCGIGEITIPENEPGSSIMPGKVNPTQSEALTMVAVQVMGNDAAIGFAASQGNFELNVFKPVIIYNFLQSVQLLSDGIVSFHDNCAVGIEANIPVIEKYVKDSLMLVTALNPHIGYENAAKIAKLAHKEGLTLKEAALQLELLTEDQFDQYVKPEEMTYPK, from the coding sequence TTGGATTATCGTGTAGAGAAAGACACAATGGGAGAGATTCAAGTACCAGCTGAAAAGTATTGGGGAGCACAAACTCAGCGCAGCAAGCAAAATTTTAAAATTGGTGGAGAAAAGATGCCGAACGAGGTTATTACTGGGTTTGCCATTTTAAAAAGAAGTGCTGCAATTGTAAACGATTCACTTGGAAAATTACATAAAGAAAAGGCAGAGGCAATTATTAAGGCTTGTGACGAAATCATAGAAGGAAAATTAAATGATCATTTTCCCCTTGTTGTATGGCAAACAGGTAGTGGCACACAAAGTAATATGAATGTTAACGAAGTTGTAGCCAGAAGAGGAAATGAGCTTTTGAAGGAAAAAGGAATAGAAGAAGCTATTCATCCAAATGATGATGTGAATATGAGTCAAAGTTCAAATGACACATTTCCCACTGCTATGCATATAGCCGGAGTTTTAGCAGTAGAAAGTAAGCTTATACCAGCAATTGATAAGCTGCATGCTACGTTAATTGAAAAAGAGAAGAGATTTGTGGACATTGTGAAAATTGGACGTACTCATTTGCAAGATGCGACACCATTAACGTTGGGCCAGGAAATCAGTGGCTGGACACATATGCTTTCGCAAACGAAGGAAATGATTCAGCAAGCCACATCCTATATGAAAAATTTAGCTATAGGTGGAACAGCTGTTGGTACTGGTATTAATGCCCACCCTGAGTTCGGTGATCGTGTGGCAAAAGAAATAAGTGATTTTACAAATGAGAGATTTCAATCTTCAATTAATAAATTTCATGCCTTAACAAGCCATGATGAAACGGTATACGCTCATGGAGCGTTAAAGGCATTGGCTGCTAACTTAATGAAAATTGCAAATGATGTTCGTTGGTTAGCTAGTGGGCCAAGATGTGGAATTGGCGAAATTACAATTCCAGAAAATGAACCAGGAAGCTCTATCATGCCGGGAAAAGTAAACCCAACTCAAAGTGAAGCGCTAACGATGGTTGCTGTTCAAGTAATGGGAAATGACGCTGCCATTGGGTTTGCAGCGAGTCAGGGGAATTTTGAGCTGAATGTTTTTAAGCCGGTTATCATTTATAACTTTTTACAATCAGTACAACTCCTTTCAGATGGAATTGTTTCGTTTCATGATAATTGTGCAGTTGGGATTGAGGCCAATATCCCAGTCATCGAAAAGTATGTGAAAGATTCATTAATGCTCGTTACCGCGCTAAACCCTCATATTGGCTATGAAAATGCAGCAAAAATTGCTAAGCTAGCTCATAAAGAAGGATTAACATTAAAAGAAGCTGCTTTACAATTGGAGCTATTAACTGAAGATCAATTTGATCAATATGTGAAGCCAGAAGAAATGACATACCCTAAATAA
- the xylE gene encoding D-xylose transporter XylE, with the protein MKKQNSIYIIAITLVATLGGLLFGYDTAVISGAEKSLEAYFIDSLGLDTFVHGVTTSSALIGCIIGGLISGYFASTFGRKKSLLIAAALFIVSALGSAYPEFLFFTKGEPSISLLVTFNIYRIIGGIGVGLASAICPMYIGEIAPANIRGRLVSFNQFAIIFGMLVVYFVNWGIAKGQSLAWINDLGWRYMFASEAIPALLFAVFLLFVPETPRYLAMKKQDSKALQILEKINGSSEAKSILSEIKKTVTIPKDKLFSYGKLVIVIGILLSIFQQFVGINVALYYAPRIFESMGAAKDASMLQTIVMGLVNVVFTVIAILTVDKWGRKPLLIIGSIGMALGMMGVSTMAFTGVIGISTLIFIIIYTASFMMSWGPICWVLISEIFPNKIRGQAVAIAVAAQWAANYFISSTYPMMMEYSGGLTYGFYGLMSILSAIFVWKFVPETKGRTLEDMENIWITKQDKYSA; encoded by the coding sequence ATGAAAAAACAAAATTCAATTTATATAATTGCTATTACTCTTGTAGCTACACTCGGTGGTTTACTTTTCGGTTATGATACAGCTGTTATATCTGGGGCTGAAAAGTCTCTAGAAGCGTACTTTATTGATAGCCTCGGACTTGATACCTTTGTACATGGAGTCACAACATCTAGTGCACTAATTGGTTGTATTATTGGTGGACTTATTTCTGGCTATTTTGCTTCTACCTTTGGCCGAAAGAAGTCATTATTAATCGCAGCAGCACTGTTTATCGTTTCGGCATTAGGCTCAGCTTACCCTGAATTTTTATTTTTCACAAAAGGTGAACCGTCTATATCTTTATTAGTTACTTTTAACATTTACCGAATTATTGGAGGTATTGGTGTTGGCCTGGCTTCCGCAATCTGTCCGATGTACATCGGTGAGATCGCTCCAGCGAATATTCGTGGTCGATTAGTTTCATTTAATCAATTTGCCATTATTTTTGGGATGCTAGTTGTATACTTTGTTAACTGGGGAATTGCTAAAGGTCAATCATTAGCATGGATTAACGATCTTGGCTGGAGATATATGTTTGCATCAGAGGCAATTCCAGCTTTACTATTTGCCGTATTTTTATTATTTGTTCCAGAAACACCTCGTTACTTAGCTATGAAAAAACAAGATAGTAAAGCCTTACAAATTTTAGAGAAAATTAACGGATCATCTGAAGCAAAATCAATTTTATCTGAAATTAAGAAAACGGTTACGATCCCTAAAGATAAGCTATTTTCATATGGAAAACTAGTCATTGTTATTGGGATTTTATTATCTATATTTCAACAATTTGTTGGAATCAATGTTGCTTTGTATTATGCTCCTCGTATTTTTGAAAGTATGGGTGCTGCTAAAGATGCTTCTATGTTACAAACCATTGTAATGGGACTTGTTAATGTAGTGTTTACGGTTATAGCCATTTTAACGGTTGATAAGTGGGGACGTAAGCCACTCTTGATTATTGGATCAATCGGAATGGCATTAGGAATGATGGGTGTTTCTACTATGGCATTTACAGGTGTAATCGGAATCAGCACACTTATTTTCATTATAATATATACTGCTTCATTCATGATGTCTTGGGGACCTATTTGCTGGGTATTAATCTCTGAAATATTCCCTAACAAAATTCGTGGGCAAGCAGTTGCTATTGCAGTTGCAGCGCAATGGGCTGCCAATTATTTTATCTCTTCTACGTATCCAATGATGATGGAATATAGTGGTGGTTTAACATACGGGTTTTACGGCCTAATGAGTATCCTTTCTGCAATTTTTGTTTGGAAGTTTGTTCCTGAAACCAAAGGTAGAACATTAGAAGATATGGAAAATATATGGATTACAAAGCAAGATAAATATAGTGCATAA
- a CDS encoding FAD-dependent oxidoreductase codes for MKIAVIGCTHAGTAAVSNMMKLYPEAEITVYEKNDNISFLSCGIALHVSGVVKDPNGLFYCSPEELKKHGVKMKLKHEVLDINIEKKTIEARDLTTNKKVEDTFDKLVMTTGSWPVIPKIEGINMENVLLCKNFHHANTIIEKAKDAQNIVVVGAGYIGIELVEAFEMSGKNVTLIDGEERILSKYLDEPFTNIVEKDFQDRDIRLALGETVTRFTGKEGKVAAVETTKGHYDADLVILCIGFQPNTGLVKGQVDMLTNGAIKVDEYMRTSHKDVFAAGDSCAIRYNPTGDYAYIPLATNAVRMGTLVAKNLVKPTIRYMGTQGTSGIKIYDQNIATTGLTEASAFRMGLNVKSITILEHDRPEFMPTFEDIMLKVVYEEDTKRIVGAQVMSKVDVTQSINTLSVCIQNNMTMDELGFVDFFFQPHYNKPWNFLNQAGLQAI; via the coding sequence ATGAAAATTGCTGTTATTGGATGTACACACGCAGGCACTGCTGCTGTTTCAAATATGATGAAGCTTTACCCTGAGGCAGAGATCACGGTTTATGAAAAAAATGACAATATTTCTTTTTTATCTTGTGGGATTGCTTTACATGTTAGCGGAGTAGTGAAAGATCCTAATGGTTTATTTTATTGTTCTCCTGAAGAATTAAAAAAGCACGGCGTAAAGATGAAATTGAAGCATGAAGTGTTAGATATTAATATTGAAAAGAAAACAATTGAGGCTCGTGATCTTACAACGAATAAAAAAGTTGAAGATACGTTTGATAAGCTTGTCATGACAACAGGCTCTTGGCCAGTCATACCGAAAATAGAAGGAATTAACATGGAGAATGTCCTTTTATGTAAGAACTTCCACCATGCCAACACAATTATTGAAAAAGCAAAGGATGCACAAAACATTGTTGTTGTAGGTGCAGGATATATTGGGATCGAGTTGGTTGAAGCTTTTGAAATGAGTGGTAAGAATGTAACACTTATTGATGGAGAAGAAAGAATTTTAAGCAAATATTTAGATGAACCATTTACAAATATAGTAGAAAAGGATTTTCAAGATCGAGATATCCGTTTAGCGTTAGGAGAAACAGTCACACGATTCACAGGAAAAGAAGGAAAGGTGGCTGCTGTTGAAACAACTAAAGGTCATTATGACGCTGACTTAGTTATCTTATGTATCGGATTCCAGCCGAATACCGGATTAGTAAAGGGACAAGTCGATATGCTTACTAATGGTGCAATAAAAGTTGATGAGTATATGAGAACAAGTCACAAAGATGTGTTTGCTGCTGGAGATAGCTGTGCCATTCGTTACAACCCAACAGGTGATTATGCCTATATTCCACTTGCGACAAATGCAGTTCGTATGGGGACATTGGTGGCAAAAAACCTAGTGAAACCTACGATTAGATATATGGGAACACAAGGAACTTCAGGTATAAAAATCTATGATCAAAACATTGCAACAACAGGATTAACTGAAGCTTCAGCATTTCGTATGGGATTGAATGTGAAAAGTATCACAATCTTAGAGCATGACCGCCCAGAGTTTATGCCTACATTTGAAGACATTATGCTGAAAGTAGTGTATGAGGAAGACACGAAACGAATAGTCGGGGCTCAGGTTATGTCTAAAGTCGATGTGACACAGTCTATCAATACGTTATCTGTTTGTATTCAAAATAACATGACAATGGATGAGCTAGGCTTCGTCGATTTCTTCTTCCAGCCGCATTATAATAAACCTTGGAATTTCTTGAATCAAGCTGGTTTGCAGGCGATTTAA
- a CDS encoding endonuclease MutS2, which translates to MNNKTIEVLEFNKVLELLSKFAMSEKAKQRAKELTPITDEGKIKRWLNETTEACTIIEKSSSIPVHSLHGVEQIITLVDKGYMPTPEQFEFLGAFLDSVKKIKRFMIKQEYHAPTISSYAYSLYELSDLADEISRCIRNNQVDDYASRSLTKIRGKIITIEEKIKSKLTQVMKSFSTYLQEQVVSVRNGRYVVPVKNEYKRKFSGAIVDQSSSGQTVFMEPHDLNKLQDELGYLKVEEEVEIQKILGHLTDLTASYKQELLINIEGMVSYDFIFAKAKLSQLMKGSEVQIKQYEGFEIINARHPLLGLNAVPLTLSLGQEYMALVITGPNTGGKTVTIKTVGLLSMMVQSGLHVPADSFSTFSIVKNIFVDIGDHQSIEHSLSTFSSHIRNVIDILRQSREDTLVILDEIGSGTDPREGMGLAISILEEIYNSGAMLIATTHYSEIKDYAEKAEGFQNGSMDFDIHTLQPLYKLIVGKGGDSQAFSIAQKLGMPANIINRAKEISSSRLTEKVTIVPKTKNRKKSERKIDKVRSEKHTGKYQIGDAVWIPHLQTKGIVEMTANAIGEMKLIVKGEKMTLNHKRVQPFIQAEELYPDEYDMDQVFDAKDVRKKKKLLNRKYVEGLTIDLEQE; encoded by the coding sequence TTGAACAACAAAACAATTGAAGTTTTAGAATTTAACAAAGTCTTAGAACTACTCAGTAAATTTGCTATGAGTGAAAAAGCCAAGCAAAGAGCTAAAGAACTAACACCGATCACTGATGAAGGAAAAATAAAAAGATGGTTAAATGAAACAACAGAAGCTTGCACTATTATTGAAAAATCATCGAGTATCCCTGTGCATTCCCTCCACGGTGTTGAACAAATCATTACACTAGTTGATAAAGGATATATGCCAACTCCAGAGCAATTTGAATTTTTAGGAGCTTTTTTAGACAGTGTGAAGAAAATCAAAAGGTTTATGATAAAGCAGGAATACCATGCACCCACAATAAGTTCATATGCCTATTCTTTGTATGAACTGTCTGATTTGGCTGATGAAATTTCACGTTGTATAAGAAACAATCAAGTAGATGATTATGCTAGCCGTTCATTAACAAAGATCAGAGGCAAGATCATCACAATTGAAGAAAAGATTAAATCAAAACTAACGCAAGTCATGAAATCTTTTTCAACTTATCTTCAGGAACAAGTTGTTAGCGTAAGGAATGGACGGTATGTTGTCCCAGTGAAAAATGAATACAAGCGGAAGTTTTCAGGTGCAATAGTAGATCAATCATCAAGTGGGCAAACCGTTTTTATGGAGCCGCATGATCTAAATAAACTTCAAGATGAGCTTGGCTATTTAAAAGTTGAAGAAGAGGTGGAGATTCAAAAGATTTTGGGCCACTTAACAGATCTTACTGCCTCATACAAACAAGAACTTCTAATTAATATAGAAGGAATGGTATCTTATGACTTTATTTTTGCTAAAGCAAAGTTAAGTCAATTGATGAAAGGAAGTGAAGTCCAAATAAAGCAGTATGAGGGCTTCGAAATTATCAATGCCAGACATCCTTTATTAGGGTTGAATGCTGTACCTTTAACTTTGTCATTAGGCCAAGAATATATGGCGCTTGTTATCACAGGTCCTAACACAGGAGGTAAAACAGTCACAATAAAAACGGTGGGCTTGTTATCAATGATGGTTCAATCAGGTCTTCATGTACCAGCTGACTCTTTTAGTACTTTTAGCATTGTTAAAAACATTTTTGTTGATATTGGTGATCACCAAAGCATTGAGCATTCATTAAGCACGTTTTCATCACATATTCGAAATGTGATAGATATTTTGAGACAATCACGTGAAGATACTCTTGTTATTTTAGATGAGATTGGCTCAGGTACAGATCCACGTGAAGGAATGGGATTAGCCATTTCTATACTAGAAGAAATCTATAACTCAGGTGCTATGCTAATTGCTACAACCCATTATAGTGAAATAAAAGATTATGCCGAAAAAGCAGAAGGCTTTCAAAATGGATCAATGGATTTTGATATTCATACTCTTCAGCCTCTTTATAAACTGATTGTAGGTAAAGGAGGGGATAGTCAGGCATTCTCTATTGCGCAGAAGCTTGGTATGCCCGCCAATATTATTAACCGAGCAAAAGAGATTTCCAGCTCCCGTTTAACAGAGAAAGTAACGATTGTTCCAAAAACAAAGAATAGGAAAAAATCTGAACGTAAAATAGACAAAGTAAGAAGTGAAAAGCATACAGGGAAGTATCAAATAGGGGATGCAGTTTGGATTCCTCACCTTCAAACAAAGGGAATTGTTGAAATGACAGCCAATGCTATTGGAGAAATGAAGCTAATTGTAAAGGGAGAAAAAATGACGCTTAATCACAAGCGAGTTCAGCCTTTTATCCAAGCGGAGGAACTGTATCCAGATGAATATGACATGGACCAGGTTTTTGATGCAAAAGATGTAAGAAAGAAGAAAAAGTTATTGAATCGTAAGTATGTCGAAGGGTTAACAATCGATCTTGAGCAGGAATAG
- a CDS encoding GNAT family N-acetyltransferase: protein MIETYIHQLDIAYLSSFSTKLEKSWGYLFYNENQPTYYDANHANLSSYEGNTEEIINEVIDFYQSKNIIPRFYLTNYEKQEAFLTVLKEKGFRFEEFESPVQLWKRNVEIAVDPKVTIEKVTTKNMQAAIEIECQIQELGGSIRENAFKEEFAQKCYTHYLLKYDGVPCSTACVFFHEQNARLESVATLKEYRGKGLIGQLIHYIQEEVKKKNVERFWVFPINEQVEKVYQKSGFETIMNIKAGHAFLGGKSVEEIRKGL from the coding sequence ATGATCGAAACATATATTCATCAACTGGATATAGCTTATCTATCATCTTTTTCAACGAAGCTTGAGAAGAGCTGGGGCTATCTTTTTTATAATGAAAATCAACCAACCTATTATGATGCGAATCATGCAAATCTTTCATCATATGAAGGTAATACAGAAGAGATCATAAATGAAGTCATTGATTTTTATCAAAGCAAGAACATTATTCCAAGATTTTATTTAACAAATTATGAAAAGCAGGAAGCATTTTTAACTGTATTAAAAGAAAAGGGTTTTAGATTTGAGGAATTTGAGAGTCCTGTTCAATTATGGAAGAGAAATGTTGAGATTGCTGTTGATCCAAAAGTGACGATTGAAAAAGTAACAACGAAAAATATGCAAGCTGCTATTGAGATCGAGTGCCAAATCCAAGAGTTAGGTGGCAGTATTCGAGAAAATGCCTTTAAAGAGGAATTTGCACAAAAGTGCTATACACATTATCTATTAAAATATGATGGAGTTCCTTGTTCAACAGCTTGTGTATTTTTTCATGAACAAAATGCAAGGCTAGAGAGTGTGGCTACATTGAAAGAATATCGTGGAAAAGGTTTAATAGGGCAGCTTATCCATTACATTCAGGAAGAAGTAAAAAAGAAAAATGTTGAACGTTTTTGGGTTTTCCCAATAAACGAACAAGTAGAGAAAGTTTATCAAAAATCAGGTTTTGAGACAATCATGAATATAAAAGCTGGTCACGCCTTCCTAGGTGGAAAAAGCGTGGAGGAAATTCGAAAAGGGCTTTAA
- a CDS encoding MFS transporter, whose product MSFLQQVSQSEKAPIKTRFFYGWVIVAIAAVSVFFSGPGQTYSISLFIDEYIKDFDWSRSTVSSIYSAATLLAGLLLFLIGRLIDKYGQRKMVVIISIMLAIACFWNANVTNMFMLFVGFFLIRLFGQGSMTLLPNTLVAQWFIKYRGRAFSFMAIGGFISSASFPILNAWLIKHYDWNTTWLVWGTLLVIFFIPLAFFFIRNKPEDIGMLPDHTSIINQNQRSSGENQPELEENWTLQEARKTLSFWLLLFCVAIPALVNTGLTFHLVSILGEGGIKPTTAAMILSLMAIIGFPISFISGFLLERVKVNILLAAVFIGEVIMIILLLFTDSFLMAIIFGVIWGITGGLERITLAVVWPSYYGRTHIGSIKGLAMTVMVIGSAFGPLPFGVAFDFFKGYEEILLFTLILPIVAVIASLSAKQPVKKQLTN is encoded by the coding sequence ATGTCTTTTTTACAACAAGTTTCTCAATCTGAGAAAGCACCGATTAAAACGCGTTTCTTTTATGGATGGGTGATTGTCGCCATTGCTGCGGTCAGCGTTTTTTTCTCAGGACCTGGCCAAACTTATTCCATATCTCTTTTCATTGATGAATACATAAAGGACTTTGATTGGAGTCGTTCGACAGTCTCTTCTATTTATTCGGCCGCCACTTTACTTGCAGGACTTTTACTATTTCTTATTGGTCGTTTAATCGATAAATATGGTCAGCGAAAAATGGTGGTTATTATTTCGATTATGTTAGCTATCGCATGTTTTTGGAACGCAAATGTTACTAATATGTTTATGCTTTTTGTTGGATTTTTTCTTATCCGTTTATTTGGTCAAGGGTCCATGACCTTGCTACCCAACACATTAGTCGCACAATGGTTTATCAAATATCGGGGACGTGCCTTTAGCTTCATGGCAATCGGCGGTTTTATCAGCTCTGCCTCCTTTCCGATTCTTAATGCTTGGCTAATTAAACACTATGATTGGAATACAACATGGCTTGTTTGGGGGACTTTACTAGTAATCTTCTTTATACCGCTTGCCTTTTTCTTTATTCGCAATAAACCGGAGGACATCGGGATGTTACCCGACCATACTAGTATTATAAACCAAAATCAACGTTCATCTGGTGAGAATCAACCTGAGCTCGAAGAAAATTGGACACTGCAAGAGGCAAGGAAAACACTCTCCTTTTGGCTCCTGCTTTTTTGTGTGGCCATTCCCGCTTTAGTGAATACCGGGTTAACGTTTCATCTTGTTTCAATTCTTGGGGAGGGTGGAATAAAACCAACAACAGCGGCAATGATTTTAAGCTTAATGGCCATTATCGGCTTTCCTATTTCCTTTATATCCGGCTTTCTTCTAGAACGAGTAAAGGTTAATATTTTGTTAGCAGCTGTTTTTATTGGTGAAGTGATTATGATTATCCTTCTTCTGTTTACTGATAGCTTTTTAATGGCTATCATTTTCGGAGTAATCTGGGGAATTACCGGTGGACTTGAACGAATTACACTTGCTGTTGTATGGCCATCCTATTATGGTCGGACACATATTGGAAGTATTAAAGGTCTTGCCATGACTGTAATGGTCATTGGCTCAGCTTTTGGTCCCCTCCCTTTTGGTGTAGCCTTTGATTTTTTCAAAGGTTATGAGGAAATCTTGCTATTTACTTTGATATTACCTATTGTCGCAGTAATTGCCTCTTTATCTGCTAAGCAACCTGTAAAGAAGCAACTCACGAACTAA
- a CDS encoding response regulator transcription factor → MNLLLAEDDVKLGELTTYMLKKKGKYQVDWVENGEDAYDYAIASHYDVIILDWMMPRGDGIEVCKKLRVEGYGGAILMLTAKDAIQDRVMGLDAGADDYLVKPFEIEELLARIRALGRRNFSPIREEVLKLDELILNRTSQTLQVDQQIVQLTPREYQLLDLLVQNKGQVLTRDIIYDRIWGTETDVSYKTIDATVKLLRKKLSSFGKGDWLQSIRGVGYKLET, encoded by the coding sequence GTGAATTTATTATTAGCCGAAGATGATGTAAAGCTTGGTGAGCTTACTACATATATGTTAAAAAAAAAGGGAAAATATCAAGTTGATTGGGTGGAGAATGGTGAAGATGCTTATGACTATGCAATAGCTTCACACTATGATGTCATTATCTTAGATTGGATGATGCCTAGAGGAGACGGAATTGAGGTTTGTAAAAAGTTACGTGTTGAAGGTTATGGTGGGGCCATTTTAATGTTAACAGCAAAAGATGCGATTCAGGACAGGGTGATGGGACTTGATGCAGGTGCAGATGATTATCTTGTTAAACCTTTCGAAATTGAGGAATTATTAGCGAGAATAAGAGCATTAGGTCGCCGCAATTTTTCTCCAATACGTGAAGAAGTTCTTAAACTGGATGAACTTATTCTTAATCGCACAAGTCAAACACTTCAAGTTGATCAACAGATTGTTCAATTAACACCTCGTGAGTATCAGCTACTGGATTTATTAGTGCAAAATAAAGGACAAGTTCTTACACGAGACATTATTTATGATCGAATCTGGGGAACCGAAACAGATGTTTCCTATAAAACGATAGATGCAACAGTAAAGCTGCTTCGTAAAAAACTGTCTTCATTTGGAAAAGGCGATTGGTTGCAGAGCATAAGAGGAGTTGGCTATAAGCTTGAAACGTAA
- a CDS encoding sensor histidine kinase, translating into MKTQQSLTVKYSLLILLFLLLFITILYAIVYVWSTTAEKNELREMALQEEDIIEQLLSFNNGPNTRIDESQFMSVNSNQLFFYVVNNRGELILQNEQLSLLKGKFLPLINDWHPNDEQIKTEAVNIDEKFIRESRGRDKEEFSAYTPKEQNLKVMMIAMPIYDRNQLVGYLYIGQNITDLSDLLRGLIIILGITALIFSGIAFYFSRVMSRRAMVPISTAFRRQQEFVADASHELRTPLSVMMSSLDILEMEDDQRNNMSSRMIGNLKDEVKRMTGLVGDLLLLARSDTDDPHAISFEVFDIQPVADRTVQAFEPHALEKNIQLEFEGVSSLTIFGNKERITQLLYILLDNAIKYSQQNGRVQLSISSEKDSAVISVSDDGIGMDEKELPHIFERFYRVDKARTRQHGGHGLGLSIAKWIVDLHNGKISVISKLNDGSTFIVKLPLKSSM; encoded by the coding sequence ATGAAAACACAACAAAGCTTAACGGTAAAATACAGCTTACTTATCCTTCTGTTCTTACTACTGTTTATTACCATTTTATATGCTATTGTGTATGTATGGTCAACAACAGCTGAGAAAAATGAATTAAGGGAAATGGCTCTTCAAGAGGAGGACATCATTGAACAGCTTCTTTCATTTAACAATGGTCCTAATACTCGTATAGATGAATCACAGTTTATGTCAGTAAACAGTAATCAACTCTTCTTTTATGTTGTAAATAATCGAGGAGAATTAATTTTGCAAAATGAGCAGCTCTCTTTACTTAAAGGTAAATTTCTTCCTTTAATAAATGATTGGCATCCTAATGATGAGCAAATCAAGACAGAGGCCGTGAACATTGATGAGAAATTTATCAGAGAAAGTAGAGGTCGAGATAAAGAGGAATTTTCAGCTTATACTCCTAAGGAGCAAAATCTGAAAGTCATGATGATTGCTATGCCAATTTACGATCGTAATCAGCTAGTTGGATATCTTTATATCGGTCAAAATATTACGGATTTATCAGATCTATTAAGGGGTTTAATTATTATCTTGGGAATCACTGCACTTATTTTTTCTGGTATTGCTTTTTACTTTAGCCGAGTTATGTCAAGACGAGCAATGGTGCCGATCAGCACAGCATTTAGAAGGCAGCAGGAATTTGTCGCAGATGCATCACACGAGCTCCGAACTCCGTTAAGTGTCATGATGTCTTCTCTTGACATCCTTGAAATGGAGGATGATCAGAGAAACAATATGTCCTCAAGGATGATCGGCAATCTAAAGGATGAGGTAAAACGAATGACAGGCTTGGTTGGCGATCTCCTTCTGTTAGCGCGCTCTGATACAGATGATCCACACGCGATTTCATTTGAGGTTTTTGATATACAGCCTGTTGCGGACCGAACTGTGCAAGCTTTTGAGCCTCATGCTCTTGAGAAAAATATACAGCTTGAATTTGAAGGGGTGTCCTCTCTTACAATTTTCGGTAATAAAGAACGAATAACTCAGTTACTCTACATACTTCTTGATAATGCTATAAAATACTCACAGCAAAATGGCAGGGTTCAGTTATCGATTTCCTCTGAAAAGGATTCTGCCGTCATTTCTGTTTCAGATGATGGGATTGGTATGGATGAAAAAGAACTCCCACATATCTTTGAACGCTTTTATCGAGTTGATAAAGCAAGAACAAGACAGCATGGAGGTCATGGACTAGGCTTATCCATTGCGAAATGGATTGTTGATCTACATAATGGAAAGATTTCTGTTATAAGTAAATTGAATGATGGAAGCACGTTTATCGTGAAATTACCTTTAAAAAGCAGCATGTAG
- a CDS encoding PspA/IM30 family protein, producing MGIFKRVKTIALADMNDVLDKREDPIKMVKQYSRDLEVELEKAQAALANQLYLEQKLEAQIKQVKQTIEDRKRQEQLALEKNNDNMAKLAIQDRLDSEKQLALLEDQFLFIQNQTNQIKAQVITLKETYADLKNRQSLLISRANVASTTNTINSKVYSFQSKNIANEFARMEDKVLHLEAVAATHDYLSEKTALYEKSSSIEVEEEFLKAKEALNKKSE from the coding sequence ATGGGTATTTTTAAACGAGTAAAAACGATTGCTTTAGCAGATATGAATGATGTGTTGGACAAGCGGGAGGATCCTATTAAAATGGTCAAGCAATATAGTAGAGACCTTGAAGTTGAGCTGGAGAAAGCACAGGCTGCATTAGCGAATCAACTTTACTTAGAGCAGAAGCTTGAGGCTCAAATTAAACAAGTGAAACAGACAATTGAAGACCGTAAAAGACAAGAGCAATTAGCTCTAGAAAAAAACAATGACAACATGGCTAAACTAGCGATTCAAGATCGTCTAGATTCAGAAAAGCAGCTAGCCCTTTTAGAAGATCAATTTTTGTTCATTCAAAATCAAACAAACCAAATAAAAGCTCAAGTCATTACTTTAAAAGAAACTTATGCAGATCTAAAAAATCGCCAGTCCTTATTAATCTCTAGGGCAAATGTTGCTAGTACAACAAATACAATTAATAGTAAAGTCTATTCTTTTCAGTCTAAAAATATTGCGAACGAATTTGCTAGAATGGAAGACAAGGTCTTACACCTAGAAGCTGTAGCAGCAACACATGATTACTTATCAGAAAAGACCGCCCTATATGAAAAAAGCAGTTCTATTGAAGTTGAAGAAGAATTTCTTAAAGCCAAAGAAGCACTGAACAAAAAAAGTGAGTAA